In a single window of the Desulfovibrio mangrovi genome:
- a CDS encoding sensor histidine kinase, which yields MRGWLIKVVAGLLIAIGIVSLAMFFCTRVLERGPMAQRIRGVVVRELSLAGELLLKHVNLPQEGRPPLPAHVAEGAVYMLFDHQMHLLIATGNAPKLPLLAKEARRTGELVGGTPMLFKNIGDKELRTARAMPFVAQNGETYYIAERLTQTGDMNEEQAAWTGLRLAAIVLAIGVLYLLLRLPAHPAREMRKALRRLARGEYDARVPMDISFKGDELAKLACEFNAMAEHMGRLHAEQQRLFGEISHEMRSPLSRMSLAVELAGRSVPPETARLINRIRRDADRLGTLSNEMLELAKCQRPVNPEETVNLTALIRQVVDDSRFEAEAGCKRVACGILPEGLELSGNRETLYRMLENVVRNGLRHTPQGTAVSVTLSVSEHAARNEAVIRIADQGTGVAPEELQNIFKPFVRGSSSHGLEGKGLGLAITRHVAMRHGGSVFGENSPDGGFLVTIRLPVTVNSPPKTAIRRLAIQFS from the coding sequence ATGAGAGGTTGGCTGATCAAGGTGGTGGCGGGACTACTCATTGCCATCGGCATTGTCAGCCTCGCCATGTTCTTCTGCACACGCGTCCTGGAGCGAGGCCCGATGGCACAGCGCATACGAGGCGTGGTCGTGCGGGAACTTTCCCTTGCCGGCGAGCTGCTCCTGAAGCACGTCAATCTCCCGCAGGAAGGGCGCCCGCCTCTGCCCGCTCATGTGGCAGAGGGAGCGGTCTACATGCTTTTTGACCACCAGATGCACCTGCTCATCGCAACAGGCAATGCACCCAAACTCCCGCTTCTGGCGAAAGAAGCCCGCCGCACAGGGGAGCTTGTGGGCGGCACCCCCATGCTCTTCAAAAACATCGGTGACAAAGAACTCCGCACCGCCAGAGCCATGCCCTTCGTCGCCCAGAACGGCGAAACCTATTACATCGCAGAACGCCTGACACAAACCGGCGACATGAATGAGGAGCAGGCGGCATGGACAGGCCTGCGCCTTGCAGCCATTGTGCTGGCCATAGGCGTACTCTACCTGCTGCTAAGGCTTCCGGCGCATCCTGCACGGGAAATGCGCAAGGCGCTGCGCCGCCTTGCCCGAGGAGAGTATGACGCAAGGGTGCCAATGGACATAAGCTTCAAAGGAGATGAACTGGCTAAACTGGCCTGCGAGTTCAACGCCATGGCCGAACATATGGGCAGGCTGCATGCGGAACAACAGCGCCTGTTCGGGGAAATATCCCACGAAATGCGCTCCCCCCTGTCGCGTATGTCACTCGCAGTGGAACTGGCAGGACGCTCCGTTCCGCCGGAAACCGCAAGGCTCATCAACCGCATCCGGCGTGATGCCGACAGGCTGGGCACCCTCTCCAACGAAATGCTGGAACTGGCAAAATGCCAACGCCCCGTGAATCCAGAAGAAACCGTCAACCTTACCGCCTTGATCAGACAGGTGGTTGACGACTCCCGTTTCGAAGCCGAGGCTGGATGTAAAAGAGTTGCCTGCGGCATTCTGCCGGAAGGGCTTGAACTCTCCGGCAACCGCGAGACACTGTACCGCATGCTTGAGAATGTCGTCCGAAACGGCCTCCGGCACACCCCGCAGGGCACAGCGGTTTCCGTCACCCTTTCCGTTTCCGAGCACGCAGCACGCAACGAAGCCGTCATACGCATTGCAGATCAGGGAACCGGCGTTGCCCCAGAAGAGTTGCAGAACATTTTCAAGCCATTTGTTCGCGGCTCATCGTCTCATGGATTGGAAGGAAAAGGCCTTGGCCTTGCGATAACCCGCCATGTGGCCATGCGGCATGGTGGCTCCGTTTTCGGCGAAAACAGTCCGGATGGCGGCTTTCTCGTCACCATCAGACTGCCTGTCACCGTTAACTCGCCCCCCAAAACAGCCATACGCCGCCTTGCCATTCAGTTCTCGTAA
- a CDS encoding response regulator transcription factor has product MHSILVIDDDPELAAMLGDYLTPEGFSLRITGSGLEGLSMLGSGSFALVLLDVGLPDTNGFDVLAEIRSRSQMPVIMLTGRAEDVDRIVGLEMGADDYLPKPFVPRELLARIRSVLRRSRLTKTAAAPHSGRQITIDDLLMDRSARSVHCNGEPVVLTFAEYTILEMLLDAGGSTVSREDISLRALGRELAPYDRSIDVHMSNIRRKLGPTSGGGERIITVRGAGYFYHFTDSPAPEATGAGAFIRLPGGLQ; this is encoded by the coding sequence ATGCACTCTATTCTTGTTATTGATGATGATCCGGAACTGGCAGCCATGCTTGGCGACTACCTTACTCCGGAGGGTTTTTCATTACGTATTACGGGATCGGGACTGGAAGGACTTTCCATGCTCGGCTCCGGCTCTTTTGCCCTTGTCCTGCTGGACGTGGGACTACCGGACACCAACGGATTTGACGTACTGGCGGAAATCCGTTCCCGCTCCCAGATGCCTGTCATCATGCTGACCGGAAGAGCGGAAGACGTTGACCGCATTGTCGGGCTTGAAATGGGGGCGGACGATTACCTTCCCAAACCCTTTGTACCGAGGGAACTCCTCGCAAGAATCCGCTCAGTACTGCGCCGGAGCAGACTGACCAAAACAGCCGCAGCCCCCCATTCGGGCAGACAGATCACAATTGACGACCTGCTCATGGACAGAAGCGCACGGTCCGTTCACTGCAACGGAGAGCCGGTTGTGCTCACCTTTGCGGAATACACCATTCTCGAGATGCTGCTCGATGCAGGCGGCAGCACGGTCTCGCGTGAAGACATCTCCCTCCGGGCACTGGGCCGCGAGCTGGCCCCTTATGACCGGAGCATAGATGTGCACATGAGCAACATCCGGCGCAAACTCGGCCCGACTTCCGGCGGTGGCGAGCGTATAATCACCGTACGCGGGGCTGGCTACTTTTATCACTTCACAGACTCCCCCGCCCCTGAGGCCACAGGAGCAGGCGCGTTTATCCGGTTGCCGGGAGGACTGCAATGA
- the cpaB gene encoding Flp pilus assembly protein CpaB, producing the protein MNIKRILLQLGIAALLAVITGYVTLDWLQSRPREVITEISESQTVPVVVASVDIAPGTRIDKQMLNTVRYLASSRPKTTYSELKEVEGRVAVQPIGASEPISSLRLASDDVKQSGVGALITPGKRAVAVKGNKVLGLSGFIRPGDIVDVLATMHVNDKLITKVVLQNLKVLATGEELSANRDGQKPFSVDVYTLEVTPEESETLALAASSGSLHFALRHNADATTVLTEGADQAKALSAYRGKEPSTVKAIPRKEREGYRVEVLKGNEKQTVHLK; encoded by the coding sequence ATGAATATCAAAAGAATCCTTCTGCAACTCGGCATTGCAGCACTGCTTGCGGTGATCACGGGATACGTGACCCTAGATTGGCTACAGTCGCGTCCACGGGAAGTGATAACCGAAATTTCCGAATCGCAGACGGTCCCCGTGGTGGTGGCTTCAGTAGACATTGCGCCGGGAACCAGAATCGACAAGCAGATGCTAAATACGGTCAGATACCTTGCCTCCTCACGTCCCAAGACGACGTATTCCGAACTGAAAGAGGTGGAAGGGCGAGTCGCCGTGCAACCCATAGGAGCAAGCGAGCCGATCTCTTCCCTGCGCCTCGCCTCAGATGATGTGAAGCAAAGCGGCGTCGGCGCGCTTATCACCCCCGGCAAGCGAGCTGTTGCCGTAAAGGGCAACAAGGTGCTCGGCCTTTCAGGTTTCATCCGCCCTGGTGATATCGTGGATGTGCTGGCAACCATGCACGTCAATGACAAGCTGATAACAAAGGTTGTTCTGCAAAACCTGAAGGTACTTGCAACCGGTGAAGAGTTGTCCGCCAACCGTGACGGGCAGAAGCCCTTCTCCGTTGACGTGTATACGCTCGAGGTAACGCCTGAAGAAAGCGAAACCCTGGCACTGGCGGCCAGCAGCGGCTCCCTGCATTTTGCGCTTCGCCACAACGCAGACGCGACCACTGTTCTGACGGAGGGTGCGGATCAGGCAAAGGCCCTCTCCGCCTACAGAGGGAAGGAGCCAAGCACGGTAAAGGCTATCCCGCGCAAGGAGCGCGAAGGCTACCGCGTCGAGGTCCTCAAGGGAAACGAAAAACAGACCGTTCATCTGAAGTAG
- a CDS encoding flagellin, producing the protein MSLVINHNMMAANVARNLSTSYGKLETSTQRLSSGLRINSAADDAAGLAIRELMRSDVSALNQGVRNANDAISLIQTADGALSVIDEKLIRMKELAEQAATGTYTSDQRLIIDSEYQAMASEITRIANSTDFNGIHLLNGNLSSSTHDGSSLNATGMLKVHFGTSNDSAEDYYYIQVGTSTASALGLGNQAVAGSAGYTISTQQAAQDALDAIDQAIISKDKIRANLGAMQNRLENTISNLQIQAENLQAAESRISDVDVSTEMTEFTRQQILTQSAVAMLSQANSLPQMALQLIG; encoded by the coding sequence ATGTCATTGGTAATCAATCATAACATGATGGCGGCAAATGTTGCTCGCAACTTGAGCACTTCGTACGGCAAGCTTGAAACGTCCACGCAGCGTCTTTCTTCCGGTCTCCGGATCAACAGTGCGGCGGACGATGCGGCGGGCCTTGCCATTCGCGAGCTCATGCGTTCCGATGTTTCCGCATTGAATCAGGGGGTACGAAACGCCAACGACGCCATTTCCCTTATCCAGACTGCGGACGGGGCGCTTTCCGTTATCGACGAAAAGCTTATCCGTATGAAGGAACTGGCGGAACAGGCTGCCACGGGTACCTATACTTCGGACCAGCGTCTGATCATCGATTCCGAATATCAGGCCATGGCTTCGGAAATAACCCGAATCGCCAATTCTACCGACTTCAACGGCATTCACCTGCTTAACGGCAACCTTTCCAGTTCCACTCACGATGGTAGCAGCCTGAACGCTACGGGCATGCTGAAGGTGCACTTTGGTACCTCCAACGACTCGGCCGAGGATTATTACTACATTCAGGTGGGCACCAGCACTGCATCCGCTTTGGGTTTGGGAAATCAGGCCGTGGCAGGCTCCGCGGGCTACACCATTTCCACCCAGCAGGCCGCGCAGGATGCGCTGGACGCCATTGATCAGGCCATCATTTCCAAGGACAAGATCAGAGCCAACCTCGGTGCCATGCAGAACCGTCTGGAGAACACCATCTCCAACCTGCAGATTCAGGCCGAAAACCTGCAGGCCGCGGAATCCCGCATTTCTGACGTGGATGTTTCTACTGAAATGACGGAATTCACCCGCCAGCAGATTCTTACCCAGTCCGCCGTGGCCATGCTCTCGCAGGCCAACTCCCTGCCGCAAATGGCTTTGCAGCTTATCGGCTAA
- a CDS encoding type II and III secretion system protein family protein, protein MRRYPILRKIVVLVSLCCLAAMVPVCVHAQSDKLLSLENIKQIEVQTGKSLVLESKRNIYRISVANPEIADVTLLSRKQVYLNGKAMGSTTLSLWGANDNLLHVFDVLVTRDVTRLKEMMRKLLPEETDIRIDSANESVTLSGIVNNPMSVSIAVSLAEAFAPQKVINLLSVGGVQQVMLEVRVAEVSKNVLKRLGFNFAYLNAGQLLNGEVFYSFLNSLTGFDDEGYFRLSNKVGSAFTFRNSGASWSVFIDALKQNGLIKVLAEPNVVCQSGQSGSFLAGGEIPIPIPQGLGTVAIEYRPFGVGLEFKPTVLGNGRINISVRPEVSELDATNAITLNGATIPAITTRRVETNVELGAGQSFAIAGLIKDSLRESIAKFPGLGDVPVLGALFSSSEFQKNLSELVVIVTPHLVEPVDGNKLSLPTEKVIEPNDIEFYLFGQMQGDPAPPASNGTSNSNAQADTQISGITSLKGFDGEVGHTMSAE, encoded by the coding sequence GTGAGAAGGTATCCAATACTTCGAAAGATCGTTGTTCTGGTGTCGCTGTGCTGTCTGGCAGCCATGGTACCCGTTTGCGTCCATGCTCAATCCGACAAACTGCTTTCCCTTGAGAATATCAAGCAGATAGAAGTTCAGACCGGTAAATCCCTCGTGCTTGAAAGCAAAAGGAACATCTACCGCATAAGCGTGGCAAACCCGGAAATCGCCGACGTCACCCTGCTGAGCAGGAAACAGGTATACCTGAACGGCAAAGCCATGGGATCAACCACGCTCTCGCTATGGGGCGCAAACGACAACCTGCTCCATGTTTTTGACGTGCTTGTCACCCGCGACGTGACCCGGCTGAAGGAAATGATGCGCAAACTGCTTCCGGAAGAAACCGACATCCGTATCGATTCGGCCAACGAGTCCGTGACGCTTTCCGGTATCGTGAACAATCCCATGAGCGTTTCCATAGCGGTTTCCCTCGCCGAGGCCTTTGCTCCGCAAAAGGTCATCAACCTGCTCTCCGTGGGAGGAGTACAGCAGGTAATGCTTGAAGTCCGCGTGGCGGAAGTATCCAAAAACGTCCTCAAGCGTCTGGGCTTCAACTTTGCGTACCTCAATGCCGGGCAGTTGCTGAACGGGGAAGTCTTCTATTCGTTCCTCAACTCCCTCACAGGCTTTGACGATGAGGGCTACTTCCGACTGTCCAACAAGGTGGGCTCGGCCTTCACCTTCAGAAATTCCGGAGCCAGCTGGAGCGTATTCATTGACGCGCTGAAGCAGAACGGCCTCATCAAGGTACTGGCTGAACCCAACGTGGTATGCCAGAGCGGTCAGAGCGGCAGCTTCCTCGCTGGCGGCGAAATCCCCATCCCCATCCCTCAGGGCTTGGGAACGGTTGCCATAGAATATCGCCCCTTCGGCGTGGGCTTGGAATTCAAGCCCACCGTGCTCGGGAATGGCCGTATCAACATCTCCGTTCGCCCTGAAGTTTCCGAACTGGACGCCACCAACGCCATAACCCTTAACGGCGCGACCATTCCGGCCATCACCACCCGCAGGGTGGAAACCAACGTGGAACTGGGTGCCGGACAAAGCTTCGCCATAGCAGGGCTCATCAAGGACTCTCTGCGGGAAAGCATAGCCAAGTTCCCCGGGCTCGGCGACGTTCCCGTTTTGGGCGCGTTGTTCAGCAGTTCCGAATTCCAGAAGAACCTCTCCGAACTCGTCGTAATCGTAACGCCTCATCTGGTTGAACCCGTGGACGGCAACAAACTCTCACTGCCCACGGAGAAGGTGATCGAACCCAACGACATAGAGTTCTATCTCTTCGGGCAAATGCAGGGAGACCCTGCTCCCCCCGCCTCTAACGGTACGAGTAACTCGAATGCACAGGCGGATACCCAGATTTCCGGCATCACCAGCCTCAAAGGATTTGATGGCGAAGTCGGGCACACCATGTCTGCAGAGTAG
- a CDS encoding Flp family type IVb pilin codes for MNKTFKTFLTSETGASAVEYGLLVALIAAVIVGTVKILGGKVNTGFNTVNSNLP; via the coding sequence ATGAACAAGACCTTCAAGACGTTTCTCACTAGCGAAACAGGGGCATCCGCTGTTGAGTATGGCCTTCTCGTAGCCTTGATTGCAGCGGTTATCGTCGGCACCGTCAAGATCCTGGGCGGCAAGGTCAACACTGGATTCAACACAGTGAACAGCAACCTGCCGTAA
- the fliD gene encoding flagellar filament capping protein FliD, translating to MTEYWSGSITFTGLGSGTDFDSIIEATVNLESHRLNRMEAWVEQWTEKQALVQDINTKLLEYQTALEDLDSMGKFLTKSATSTDSSVLGVTADADAIEGTHSVVVNQLAQNDIWSGSYGWSSSSDVITTTDSTFSLTYAGTSYSIDVPAGTTLQTFVNLINADEGLNDGVRASLVNDGSEYHLQLRGMDLGADNTINVTGSTMTGLTSSDFVQTQTAQNAQLKVDGYPPDASAWIERETNVIDDVVDGLTLTLYDVTDSEGEKISVVTDTEAIIGNIEQFISLTNEIRSAIAALDETSEDEEYDDEKTSFYAVRGNYGMDIVEQNLQDILASVGLGFKRYDSTSNEGDLFSSLSQVGISTETDQNSTDFGLLVLDYDELEAALDKDPDAVARLFSAESDGVSYSGNLTYESSITDLTAPGMYDVQYEISGGVLTSATINGNAAKVDPDTWTITGLSGNAEQGLILGVANRTDGTHQGDVAIRQGKINETLEELDRLTDIESGTLTIIDNNYQTIIDNTEDDIGDEEDRIERLQQRLIEQYARLEASLGNYENINSSLSSLLGQLE from the coding sequence ATGACGGAATACTGGTCCGGTTCCATAACCTTCACGGGGCTCGGCAGCGGCACTGACTTCGACTCCATTATCGAGGCCACCGTGAACCTTGAAAGCCACCGCCTCAACCGGATGGAGGCGTGGGTTGAGCAATGGACTGAAAAACAGGCTCTGGTGCAGGACATCAACACCAAGCTGCTGGAATATCAGACCGCGCTGGAAGACCTGGATTCCATGGGCAAGTTTCTCACCAAATCCGCCACCAGCACGGATTCATCCGTCCTCGGCGTAACTGCGGACGCGGACGCCATTGAGGGAACGCATTCCGTGGTCGTAAATCAGCTTGCCCAGAACGACATCTGGTCAGGCTCCTACGGTTGGTCCTCCTCTTCTGATGTCATAACCACAACAGACTCCACGTTCAGCCTGACTTACGCAGGCACGAGCTATTCCATTGATGTGCCTGCAGGCACCACCCTGCAAACCTTCGTCAACCTCATCAACGCGGACGAAGGCCTCAACGACGGCGTTCGGGCCAGCCTCGTCAACGACGGGAGCGAATACCACCTGCAACTCAGGGGCATGGATCTCGGCGCGGACAACACCATCAACGTCACCGGTTCCACCATGACGGGCCTTACCTCATCCGACTTCGTGCAGACGCAGACCGCGCAGAACGCCCAACTGAAGGTGGACGGCTATCCCCCTGATGCTTCCGCATGGATCGAACGGGAAACCAACGTCATCGATGACGTGGTGGACGGGCTTACCCTCACGCTCTACGACGTCACGGACAGCGAGGGCGAAAAGATAAGCGTGGTGACGGACACGGAAGCCATCATAGGAAACATCGAACAATTCATATCGCTGACCAACGAGATCCGCTCCGCCATCGCCGCGCTGGATGAAACCAGCGAAGACGAAGAATACGACGACGAAAAAACCAGTTTCTACGCAGTGCGCGGCAACTACGGCATGGATATAGTGGAGCAGAACCTGCAGGACATTCTCGCCAGCGTCGGCCTGGGGTTCAAGCGCTACGACTCCACCAGCAACGAAGGCGATCTGTTCAGCAGCCTGTCACAGGTCGGTATATCCACGGAGACGGACCAGAACTCCACCGACTTCGGCCTGCTGGTTCTGGACTACGACGAACTGGAAGCCGCGCTGGATAAAGACCCGGACGCCGTAGCCCGCCTCTTCTCCGCAGAGTCCGACGGCGTAAGCTATTCCGGCAATCTGACCTATGAGTCATCCATTACGGACCTGACGGCCCCCGGCATGTACGATGTGCAGTATGAAATCTCCGGCGGCGTTCTGACCAGTGCCACCATCAACGGCAACGCCGCCAAGGTTGATCCCGACACGTGGACCATTACCGGTCTTTCCGGCAATGCCGAGCAAGGTCTCATTCTTGGCGTTGCCAACCGCACGGATGGCACGCATCAGGGCGATGTGGCCATCCGGCAGGGCAAGATCAATGAAACATTGGAGGAACTGGATCGCCTTACAGACATCGAATCCGGCACACTCACCATCATTGATAACAACTACCAGACCATCATCGATAACACCGAAGACGATATCGGCGATGAAGAGGACAGAATCGAACGGTTGCAGCAGCGCCTCATTGAGCAGTATGCCCGCCTGGAAGCCTCGCTGGGCAATTACGAGAACATCAACTCCTCGCTGTCATCGCTGCTCGGGCAGCTTGAGTAG
- a CDS encoding TadE/TadG family type IV pilus assembly protein, protein MRIRSLFRGQHGATAVETALMLPLMVLLLFGIIDIGRFYWAEHAVTHAANEAARLAVLEGVTTQEVNDVINFHLHNWPLAGEPQIVENTATIPATTTVSVTITFNFLFLPNFIADAFNMESISYSVTMRSER, encoded by the coding sequence ATGAGAATCCGTTCGCTATTCAGAGGGCAGCATGGGGCCACCGCAGTGGAAACGGCCCTTATGCTTCCCCTGATGGTGCTCCTGCTGTTCGGCATCATTGACATTGGGCGCTTCTACTGGGCCGAGCATGCAGTAACGCATGCGGCCAACGAAGCCGCCCGATTGGCCGTGCTGGAAGGAGTAACCACGCAGGAGGTGAACGATGTCATCAACTTCCATCTGCACAACTGGCCTTTGGCCGGAGAACCGCAGATTGTAGAGAACACCGCCACCATTCCTGCGACCACAACGGTTTCTGTCACGATTACGTTCAACTTCCTGTTTCTTCCGAACTTTATAGCAGATGCATTCAACATGGAGTCCATCAGCTATTCCGTAACAATGCGTTCTGAACGATGA
- the flgL gene encoding flagellar hook-associated protein FlgL — protein MRIARSMLFDSSVRYMNNSLSEIIRLNEQNASQKTINRPSDDPGGMSRSLDLKTYLTRLDQYDENMNTALGWLQLADDELNQASDVLTRLEELAEQAATGTLTDSQRSMIAEEARELMGQMLAIANTEYAGDSIFAGSMTDTNAYEIGLGATVRDETLSDASFVAFSGSTSSTIYVEFAESGTVGVDEIDYRYTTDGGSTWQTATLAAGDTELDFGTAKAEMLSGSVVTATETPGEGDGTAVWIRPAAYYTGDTEGDETVYHYGSSTVTATADGVFDSSVAIRIASNASLPGPISYSYSLDRGATWVDGNVTSNATFAVPGGFLELASNGGSAVVAGDQFIVEPHSAALYLDIGNSSSVQINSIGADIFGGRVDDNDTSTILDTPANLFESIGKFIGFLETNDQEGIADMIDALSAAHETLSTAQGTIGGREVRVEFAQEAVAMSKESTNANISSIEDADLTQLTTDLARAQYIYESVLSTSSKLMQMSLMDYL, from the coding sequence ATGCGCATCGCCAGAAGCATGTTGTTCGATTCCTCGGTACGGTACATGAACAACTCTCTTTCAGAGATCATCCGCCTGAACGAGCAGAACGCTTCGCAGAAGACCATAAACCGTCCCTCAGACGATCCCGGCGGCATGTCGCGTTCGCTAGACCTGAAAACATACCTGACGCGCCTAGATCAGTACGACGAGAACATGAATACCGCTCTGGGCTGGCTGCAACTGGCAGATGATGAACTCAATCAGGCCAGCGATGTGCTGACCAGACTGGAAGAACTGGCGGAACAGGCCGCCACGGGTACACTTACGGACAGCCAGCGCAGCATGATCGCGGAAGAAGCCCGCGAACTCATGGGGCAGATGCTGGCCATTGCCAACACCGAATACGCGGGGGATTCCATCTTCGCCGGCTCCATGACGGACACCAATGCCTATGAAATAGGACTCGGCGCGACAGTGCGCGACGAGACACTGTCGGACGCCTCGTTCGTGGCCTTTTCCGGCTCTACCTCTTCAACCATCTATGTGGAATTTGCGGAGTCCGGCACGGTGGGCGTGGATGAGATCGATTACCGCTACACCACGGACGGAGGCAGCACATGGCAGACGGCCACCCTCGCAGCGGGCGACACCGAACTTGATTTTGGCACCGCCAAGGCAGAAATGCTGTCCGGCTCCGTGGTCACCGCCACGGAGACACCCGGAGAGGGCGACGGCACTGCCGTGTGGATACGGCCCGCAGCCTATTACACCGGCGACACGGAAGGGGATGAAACGGTCTACCACTACGGCAGCTCAACCGTCACCGCCACGGCAGACGGCGTGTTCGACTCCTCCGTCGCCATCCGCATCGCCTCAAACGCCAGTCTTCCCGGCCCGATAAGCTACTCCTACAGTCTGGATCGCGGGGCCACGTGGGTGGACGGCAACGTCACCTCCAACGCCACCTTCGCCGTACCGGGGGGATTTCTGGAGCTGGCGTCCAATGGAGGGTCAGCGGTAGTGGCGGGAGACCAGTTCATCGTGGAACCCCACTCCGCAGCGCTCTATCTGGATATCGGCAATTCCAGCAGCGTGCAGATAAACAGCATAGGGGCGGACATCTTCGGCGGGCGCGTGGACGACAACGACACCAGCACCATTCTGGACACACCGGCAAATCTCTTCGAATCCATCGGAAAATTCATAGGTTTTCTGGAAACGAACGATCAGGAAGGCATAGCGGACATGATCGACGCCCTGAGTGCCGCGCACGAAACCCTTTCCACTGCGCAGGGCACCATAGGCGGCAGAGAGGTCCGCGTGGAGTTCGCACAGGAAGCCGTGGCCATGAGCAAGGAATCCACCAACGCCAATATCTCCTCCATTGAGGATGCAGATCTGACGCAGCTCACCACAGACCTCGCACGGGCGCAGTATATTTACGAATCCGTGCTGTCCACATCATCCAAGCTCATGCAGATGAGCCTGATGGACTATCTCTAG
- a CDS encoding A24 family peptidase, with product MEYILISCLLLSSAFDIRKQKIPNAITFPSIIAFILIHGYYDGFSGILFSISGMAIAFGTMFIPYAIGVMGAGDVKLMMSVGACLGPNGALAAFLFTSIAGGIYALIVMMLHKNALRSFFKRFIAWYAVALGSRRLETFPENNKADMPMLCYGLAITAGTLTTMALYQYHPDLLILNLLGRMS from the coding sequence ATGGAATACATTCTCATCAGTTGCCTGCTGCTCAGTTCTGCATTCGACATACGCAAGCAGAAAATTCCGAATGCGATAACCTTTCCTTCAATCATCGCATTCATCTTGATTCATGGATATTACGACGGATTCTCAGGAATCTTGTTTTCAATATCAGGCATGGCAATCGCATTCGGCACAATGTTTATCCCATATGCAATAGGGGTAATGGGAGCCGGAGATGTAAAACTGATGATGTCTGTGGGCGCCTGCCTGGGGCCAAACGGCGCTTTGGCTGCCTTTCTGTTCACCAGCATAGCAGGCGGAATATATGCGCTCATTGTCATGATGCTTCACAAGAATGCCCTGAGATCATTTTTTAAACGATTCATCGCATGGTACGCGGTGGCCTTGGGAAGCAGACGATTGGAAACATTTCCTGAGAACAACAAAGCGGACATGCCCATGCTTTGCTACGGGCTCGCAATAACGGCAGGCACCCTGACAACCATGGCACTGTATCAATATCACCCAGACTTGTTGATACTCAACCTCTTGGGGAGAATGTCATGA
- a CDS encoding RNA polymerase sigma factor produces the protein MHSYSLSGHDVEQHVPYIYDTCKSLVSSCLLGDARAWQEFVGIYKPRITRTVAWTLSRSGMRDSLAADTEDVVQEVFVRLVRGNYRLLETWNPDRGTFPTWLTVVARSATLDYLRDKRSGATQRALQVPLDECPEDIQDSVLPSGELHLPKGVLSPRQQSILHLIFEKEMTAEEIAAFLDIHPQTVRSIRHSALQKLRHYYEECESESVSMC, from the coding sequence ATGCACTCGTATTCCCTTTCAGGGCATGATGTTGAGCAGCATGTTCCGTATATATACGACACCTGCAAATCGCTGGTGTCGTCCTGCCTGTTGGGCGATGCCCGCGCGTGGCAGGAGTTCGTGGGTATCTATAAGCCGCGCATAACCAGAACCGTGGCATGGACTCTTTCTCGCAGCGGCATGCGTGACTCGCTGGCTGCGGACACGGAAGACGTTGTGCAGGAAGTGTTTGTGCGCCTTGTGCGTGGCAACTACCGTCTGCTGGAGACGTGGAACCCGGATCGGGGCACGTTCCCTACATGGCTCACGGTTGTGGCACGCAGCGCCACGCTTGACTACCTGCGCGACAAGCGTAGCGGCGCTACGCAGCGGGCTTTGCAGGTGCCGCTCGATGAATGTCCTGAAGATATTCAGGACAGCGTTCTTCCCTCAGGAGAATTACATCTTCCTAAAGGTGTTCTCTCACCTCGTCAGCAATCAATTCTGCATCTCATATTCGAAAAGGAAATGACTGCGGAAGAAATTGCCGCATTTCTCGATATTCATCCACAAACGGTTCGTAGCATTCGACATAGTGCCTTGCAAAAATTGCGACACTATTATGAAGAATGTGAGTCAGAGTCAGTTTCTATGTGCTGA